Proteins from one Flavobacterium sp. N2038 genomic window:
- the bcp gene encoding thioredoxin-dependent thiol peroxidase, producing MTTLQKGDKAPNFSGVDQEGKTHKLADYAGKKLVVFFYPKASTPGCTAEACDLRDNFHRFQANNYELLGVSADRQKAQVKFKEKYELPFPLLADEDKSVINAFGVWGPKKFMGREYDGIHRTTFVIDEKGIIDEVIEKVKTKEHTTQILK from the coding sequence ATGACAACATTACAAAAAGGAGATAAAGCGCCAAATTTTTCAGGAGTAGATCAGGAAGGAAAAACGCATAAACTAGCAGATTACGCAGGAAAAAAATTAGTAGTTTTCTTTTATCCAAAAGCAAGTACGCCAGGTTGCACGGCAGAAGCTTGTGATTTAAGAGATAATTTTCACCGTTTTCAGGCTAATAATTACGAACTTCTTGGAGTAAGCGCCGACCGTCAAAAAGCACAGGTAAAGTTTAAGGAGAAATATGAATTACCTTTTCCGTTATTGGCAGATGAAGATAAGTCGGTAATCAATGCTTTCGGAGTTTGGGGACCAAAGAAATTTATGGGAAGAGAATATGACGGAATCCATAGAACAACTTTTGTAATTGACGAGAAAGGAATTATCGATGAGGTAATCGAAAAAGTAAAAACAAAAGAACATACTACGCAGATTTTGAAATAG
- a CDS encoding endonuclease III domain-containing protein translates to MNKEARVQFVINTLKELYPTIPVPLDHKDPYTLLIAVLLSAQCTDVRVNQITPLLFAKADNPYDMVKMSVEEIKEIIRPCGLSPMKSKGIHGLSEILIEKHNGEVPQSFEALEELPAVGHKTASVVMSQAFGVPAFPVDTHIHRLMYRWNLSNGKNVVQTEKDAKRLFPKEIWNDLHLQIIWYGREYSPARGWSLEKDIITRTVGKKSIIDEMKALEAAKIKAQRL, encoded by the coding sequence ATGAATAAAGAAGCTCGAGTACAATTTGTTATAAATACGTTAAAAGAACTCTACCCTACTATACCAGTCCCTCTTGACCATAAAGATCCTTACACTTTATTAATTGCTGTTTTGCTTTCGGCACAATGTACAGATGTACGTGTCAACCAAATCACACCTTTATTATTTGCAAAAGCGGATAATCCGTATGATATGGTTAAAATGTCTGTGGAAGAAATTAAAGAAATTATACGTCCGTGTGGATTATCTCCAATGAAATCAAAAGGAATTCATGGTCTATCTGAGATTTTAATTGAAAAACATAACGGAGAAGTTCCGCAGAGTTTTGAAGCACTCGAAGAATTGCCTGCAGTTGGACATAAAACCGCAAGTGTTGTAATGTCGCAAGCCTTTGGCGTTCCTGCTTTTCCGGTTGATACTCATATTCACAGATTAATGTACCGATGGAATCTTTCGAATGGAAAAAATGTTGTACAGACAGAAAAAGATGCCAAACGATTGTTTCCGAAAGAAATATGGAATGATTTACATTTACAGATTATCTGGTACGGCCGTGAGTATTCGCCAGCGCGTGGCTGGAGTCTGGAAAAAGATATTATTACCAGAACAGTGGGTAAAAAATCAATTATTGATGAAATGAAAGCTCTGGAAGCTGCAAAAATAAAGGCACAAAGATTGTAA
- a CDS encoding tetratricopeptide repeat protein, which produces MKIKFMFLSILLINVGVFAQKAQIKEAQTLFEKGSSAEALAVLKKTEYLILNAPDEDKSDFYFLKGNVLKDLAGKNVDAANNFTLASESYQDVFLYENESGKFKYTVKASMALKDLKSKLVNGAMDDFKAGRFKESADKSYNVYLFDKKDTLNLLNAASSSINARDYASAVKYYEELKKKNYSGKGVIYYATNKKTKEEDAFISPKARESAIQEGLYEKPRTESVPSKKIDVNNNLAYAYLERKEFAKAEATYNYVLELNPNYIDAYINLAYLKLQLKKELADQISTLGTTPKEMQEYDKLSAKKDELSRSAIPYLKKALTIEPKNEDVTKTLLGVYRSLDMTPEYNALKASM; this is translated from the coding sequence ATGAAAATAAAATTTATGTTTTTATCAATACTATTGATAAATGTTGGTGTTTTTGCCCAAAAAGCACAAATAAAAGAAGCCCAGACTCTTTTTGAAAAAGGCAGTTCTGCAGAAGCATTGGCTGTATTAAAGAAAACAGAATATTTAATCCTTAATGCGCCCGATGAAGATAAATCTGATTTTTACTTCTTAAAAGGAAATGTGCTAAAAGATTTAGCCGGTAAAAATGTAGATGCAGCCAATAATTTTACATTGGCTTCAGAATCCTATCAGGATGTGTTTTTATATGAAAATGAATCTGGTAAATTCAAATACACTGTAAAAGCAAGTATGGCATTAAAAGACTTAAAGTCTAAACTTGTAAATGGTGCAATGGATGATTTTAAAGCAGGAAGATTCAAAGAAAGTGCTGATAAAAGTTATAATGTATACTTGTTTGATAAAAAAGATACTTTAAACTTATTAAATGCTGCTTCTTCATCAATAAATGCCAGAGATTATGCCTCTGCAGTGAAGTATTATGAAGAATTAAAGAAGAAAAACTATTCCGGAAAAGGAGTTATTTATTACGCAACTAATAAGAAAACAAAAGAAGAAGATGCTTTTATTTCCCCAAAAGCCAGGGAATCAGCTATTCAGGAAGGTCTTTACGAAAAACCAAGAACAGAATCTGTTCCTTCAAAAAAGATTGATGTAAATAATAACCTGGCCTATGCTTATCTGGAAAGAAAAGAATTTGCAAAAGCAGAAGCTACTTATAATTACGTTTTAGAGTTAAATCCAAATTATATTGACGCCTATATTAATCTTGCCTATTTAAAACTACAATTAAAAAAGGAACTAGCCGATCAGATATCTACTTTAGGAACTACTCCAAAAGAAATGCAGGAGTATGATAAGCTGAGTGCCAAAAAAGATGAATTGAGCCGAAGTGCCATTCCGTATTTGAAGAAAGCGCTTACTATTGAGCCTAAAAATGAAGATGTAACCAAAACACTTTTAGGTGTGTACAGATCTCTGGATATGACACCTGAATACAATGCTTTAAAAGCTAGTATGTAG
- a CDS encoding RNA polymerase sigma factor, whose product MADLHIPDALLVKNYVDGNEVALSTLIKRHESKIYGFIYSKIADRDISNDIFQDTFIKVIKTLKSNSYNEEGKFLPWVMRISHNLIVDHFRKTKKMPMYRETEEFSIFSIMSDDSLTIESKMIADQVEVDLKKLIEELPDDQKEVLLMRMYQDMSFKEISELTDVSINTALGRMRYALMNLRKIIDKHQIILTN is encoded by the coding sequence ATGGCTGATCTGCATATTCCAGACGCTCTATTAGTAAAAAATTATGTTGATGGCAATGAAGTTGCACTTTCAACATTAATAAAAAGGCATGAATCTAAGATATATGGTTTTATATATTCTAAGATTGCTGATAGAGATATTTCAAACGATATTTTTCAAGACACTTTTATTAAAGTAATAAAAACTCTTAAAAGTAATTCATATAATGAAGAAGGCAAGTTTTTGCCTTGGGTAATGCGTATTTCTCATAATTTAATTGTAGATCATTTTCGCAAAACCAAAAAAATGCCAATGTATAGAGAAACAGAAGAGTTTTCTATATTCTCTATAATGTCTGATGATTCCCTTACAATCGAAAGTAAAATGATCGCTGATCAGGTAGAAGTTGACTTAAAAAAGCTGATAGAAGAGCTTCCTGATGATCAAAAAGAAGTGTTATTAATGCGTATGTATCAGGATATGAGCTTCAAGGAAATCTCTGAACTTACAGATGTTAGTATCAATACAGCACTGGGAAGAATGCGTTATGCACTTATGAATTTGAGAAAAATAATTGATAAACATCAAATTATTTTAACCAACTAA
- a CDS encoding glycoside hydrolase family 16 protein produces the protein MKKVLIMLIISSFSYAQETKRKLIWEENFNKKELNEKDWNFEVGDGCPALCGFGNNERQVYTKTNHEFKDGNLVIEARKEGSKYTSTKITTKGKKEFLYGRIEARAKLPVGHGLWPAFWMLGANIDEVKWPKTGEIDILEYIGRDPHMVYTTLHTQDSHGNTINTKRTAFSNIEEGYHVYAIEWDKDKIDFFVDKTLVYTFNPVVKNDDTWPFNKPFYIIVNLAIGGNFGGPEVDDTILPQKYYIDYVKVYQ, from the coding sequence ATGAAAAAGGTGCTTATAATGCTAATAATTAGCAGTTTTTCTTATGCCCAGGAAACAAAACGGAAACTAATCTGGGAAGAAAATTTTAATAAAAAAGAGCTAAACGAAAAAGACTGGAATTTTGAAGTTGGTGATGGCTGTCCGGCACTTTGCGGTTTTGGTAATAATGAAAGACAAGTTTATACCAAAACAAATCATGAATTTAAAGATGGTAATTTGGTTATAGAGGCGCGAAAAGAAGGATCTAAATACACCTCGACCAAAATTACAACCAAAGGAAAAAAGGAATTTCTTTACGGACGTATCGAAGCCAGAGCAAAATTGCCTGTAGGACATGGTTTATGGCCTGCATTCTGGATGTTAGGTGCCAATATTGATGAGGTTAAATGGCCAAAAACGGGAGAAATAGATATTCTAGAATATATAGGAAGAGATCCTCATATGGTCTATACCACTTTGCATACACAAGACAGTCATGGAAATACGATCAATACAAAAAGAACAGCTTTCTCAAACATTGAAGAAGGATATCACGTTTATGCGATTGAATGGGATAAAGATAAAATTGATTTTTTTGTAGATAAAACTTTAGTATATACATTCAATCCTGTAGTTAAAAATGACGATACCTGGCCTTTTAATAAACCCTTTTATATCATTGTAAATTTGGCAATTGGAGGTAATTTTGGTGGCCCTGAAGTAGATGATACGATATTACCGCAAAAATATTATATAGATTATGTAAAAGTATATCAATAA
- a CDS encoding glycoside hydrolase family 16 protein, which yields MSKKIIIKIVYLFTILLMTGCQKDDFTFGSIDSPANLQVTAEVVGKTATDPNGDGSGTVKFTAKADHAISYKYVYSDGTSDNAPNGTLTKRFTKTGVNTYTVTVIASGRGGVTSTTTTNVTVKSDFSDDEAVQFLTDGTSKKWYWSASEAGHLGVGQNDGDATKNYYGNYYTAAPFEKAASPTSSCLYENVLTFSLEGDQLKFQLDNGGATFFNAAFEGVAGGSSGSDACLAYDTSGKKSVSLSPSESVVMQNPNHATQTRGTMMNFSDGGFMGYYIGQSSYEILSITANRMVVRAVMGGNSSLAWYHIFTTKKPTQNPPADYTNLVWSDEFNTDGAPDPAKWGYDLGNGGFGNNEKQNYTNSATNVIVQGGSLKITSKKEASGGSDYSSARLKSEGKFAFTYGKVEVRAKLPTGGGTWPAIWMLGANYATNAWPACGEIDIMEHVGNQQDLIHGTLHYPGHSGGEANTGSKTIANVSTQFHIYKTIWSPESVKIYVDDELIHSVPNDATLPFNKDFFLILNVAMGGNFGGVIDPTFTQSSMEIDYVKVYQ from the coding sequence ATGAGCAAAAAAATAATCATAAAAATAGTATACTTATTTACGATTCTCCTGATGACGGGTTGTCAGAAAGACGATTTTACTTTCGGATCAATAGATTCTCCCGCCAATCTTCAGGTTACTGCTGAGGTTGTTGGTAAAACAGCTACCGATCCAAACGGAGACGGATCCGGAACTGTGAAGTTTACTGCAAAAGCAGACCACGCAATATCATATAAATATGTTTATAGTGACGGAACATCTGATAATGCACCAAATGGAACGCTTACAAAACGATTTACCAAAACAGGAGTTAATACCTATACTGTAACCGTAATTGCATCAGGAAGAGGAGGAGTAACAAGTACGACGACTACAAATGTGACGGTTAAAAGTGATTTTAGTGATGACGAAGCAGTACAATTCTTAACAGATGGTACTTCTAAAAAATGGTATTGGTCAGCATCAGAAGCTGGACATTTAGGTGTTGGTCAAAATGATGGCGATGCAACCAAAAATTATTACGGAAATTATTATACCGCTGCTCCATTCGAAAAAGCAGCTTCACCAACAAGCAGCTGTTTATACGAAAACGTATTGACATTCTCTCTTGAAGGAGACCAATTGAAATTTCAGTTAGACAATGGCGGAGCAACATTCTTTAATGCCGCTTTTGAAGGTGTGGCAGGAGGAAGCTCAGGTTCTGATGCTTGTCTGGCATATGATACTTCAGGAAAAAAATCGGTTTCATTAAGTCCTTCAGAATCTGTTGTAATGCAAAATCCAAATCATGCAACACAAACAAGGGGAACAATGATGAACTTCTCTGATGGTGGATTTATGGGATATTATATAGGACAAAGTTCTTATGAAATTCTGTCAATTACAGCAAACAGAATGGTAGTAAGAGCGGTAATGGGAGGTAATTCGTCTTTAGCATGGTACCATATTTTTACCACTAAAAAACCAACCCAAAATCCACCTGCAGATTATACCAATTTAGTATGGTCTGATGAATTTAATACAGATGGAGCTCCGGATCCGGCTAAATGGGGTTATGATCTTGGGAACGGCGGTTTTGGCAACAATGAAAAGCAAAACTATACCAACTCTGCCACAAATGTAATTGTACAGGGAGGTTCTCTGAAAATCACGTCAAAAAAGGAAGCTTCAGGAGGATCGGATTATTCTTCGGCACGACTTAAATCAGAAGGGAAGTTTGCTTTTACGTACGGAAAAGTTGAGGTTCGTGCCAAACTGCCAACCGGTGGAGGAACATGGCCTGCAATCTGGATGCTTGGCGCTAATTATGCAACAAATGCATGGCCGGCTTGTGGAGAAATTGATATCATGGAACATGTTGGGAATCAACAGGATCTTATTCATGGTACATTACATTATCCGGGACATTCGGGCGGAGAAGCCAATACAGGTTCTAAAACTATTGCAAACGTTTCAACGCAATTTCATATATACAAAACGATATGGAGTCCTGAATCGGTAAAAATTTATGTAGATGACGAGTTAATTCATTCAGTTCCTAATGATGCAACTTTACCTTTCAATAAAGACTTCTTTCTGATATTGAATGTAGCCATGGGAGGTAATTTCGGAGGAGTTATTGATCCGACTTTTACCCAGTCTTCTATGGAGATTGATTACGTAAAAGTTTATCAATAA
- a CDS encoding RagB/SusD family nutrient uptake outer membrane protein → MKKYLYTTVIMLTLFSTLCISCSDEFVDPKPEYSIDSENYFNSKEDYDQALVAAYDLLQSSYVNVLLGEIASDNTLCGGESPTDVIGFQQIDDMIHTPVNSNLRDVWNWMFAGVQRANYILEFKDKTDFPQKTQVIAEARFLRAYYQFELVKWFGGIPMKGDARFKIGDEKTVPRSSREEVFASIEADLTFAAANLSPIASQKGRATKGAALALLGKAYLYENKFTQAATALDGVISSGKYSLVADYNSIFEMDGENGSESVFEVQYTDVEGAGFGCLQCSEGNVAVGFSGVRNYSGPLFSSGFSFNIPTKESADAFEAGDKRKDVAILDIAAWAAANASYDGGKGVSFGKGNEDTGYFNRKYLPRKRSANAAGDLNLTNPNNYRAIRYADVLLMAAEAYNRGGIDDAKAKTYLNEVRRRAFGDNDHDISASGAALTDFIYAERRVELFGEGHRFFDLVRTGKAVGKIPGFTANKNELFPLPIEEIQFANGNWQQNPGY, encoded by the coding sequence ATGAAAAAATATTTATATACAACCGTTATAATGCTAACTCTGTTTTCGACACTATGCATTTCATGTTCGGATGAGTTTGTAGACCCTAAACCAGAATATTCTATAGATTCTGAAAACTATTTTAATTCAAAAGAAGATTACGATCAGGCATTAGTTGCAGCTTACGACTTGCTTCAGTCTTCTTATGTAAATGTTTTATTGGGTGAAATTGCTTCAGACAACACCTTATGCGGAGGCGAAAGCCCAACAGATGTAATTGGTTTTCAGCAAATAGACGACATGATTCATACGCCGGTAAACAGTAATTTAAGAGATGTTTGGAACTGGATGTTTGCGGGAGTCCAAAGAGCCAATTATATTCTGGAATTTAAGGATAAAACAGATTTTCCTCAAAAAACACAAGTTATAGCCGAGGCAAGATTTCTTAGAGCATACTACCAGTTTGAGTTAGTAAAATGGTTTGGTGGTATACCTATGAAAGGAGATGCCAGGTTTAAAATTGGAGATGAAAAGACAGTGCCGCGCTCCTCAAGAGAGGAAGTTTTTGCTTCTATCGAAGCTGATTTAACTTTTGCAGCTGCTAATTTATCTCCAATTGCATCTCAAAAAGGACGTGCTACAAAAGGTGCAGCCTTAGCATTACTGGGAAAGGCTTATTTGTATGAAAATAAGTTTACTCAGGCTGCAACTGCTCTTGACGGTGTAATTAGTTCAGGAAAATACAGTTTGGTTGCAGATTACAACTCCATTTTTGAAATGGATGGAGAAAACGGAAGTGAATCTGTTTTTGAAGTTCAGTACACAGATGTAGAAGGAGCAGGGTTTGGCTGCTTACAATGTAGTGAAGGTAATGTAGCTGTTGGTTTTAGCGGTGTTAGGAATTATTCAGGGCCACTTTTTTCTTCAGGATTTAGTTTTAATATTCCAACAAAAGAGAGTGCAGATGCTTTTGAGGCTGGCGATAAACGTAAAGACGTTGCGATATTGGATATTGCTGCCTGGGCTGCTGCAAATGCTTCTTATGATGGAGGTAAAGGAGTTAGTTTTGGAAAAGGAAATGAAGATACAGGGTATTTCAACAGAAAATATCTTCCCAGAAAAAGAAGTGCAAATGCAGCAGGAGATTTGAATTTAACGAATCCAAACAATTACAGAGCAATTCGTTATGCCGATGTTTTGTTAATGGCGGCCGAAGCTTACAATAGAGGCGGAATCGACGATGCAAAAGCAAAAACATATTTAAATGAGGTAAGAAGACGGGCTTTTGGAGACAATGATCATGATATTTCGGCTTCGGGAGCGGCTTTAACAGATTTTATTTATGCAGAAAGAAGAGTAGAGCTTTTTGGAGAAGGACACCGTTTCTTTGATTTAGTAAGAACTGGAAAAGCTGTTGGGAAAATTCCTGGCTTTACAGCTAATAAGAATGAATTATTTCCACTTCCAATTGAAGAAATTCAGTTTGCAAACGGAAACTGGCAACAAAATCCCGGATATTAA
- a CDS encoding SusC/RagA family TonB-linked outer membrane protein — MKSKLLLIVLSLCTSFAFAQSLDVNGTVVDGSGLSLPGVNVKVKSSSQSTTTDFDGSFKLSGVPKGALIVFSYIGYRTQEIAVSGTKMAVKMADDAKSLEEVVVIGYGTQKKREITGAVSVVDSKTLDILKPARIEQALQGTVSGVNVTTQSGAPGAALDIRIRGIATNGQNSPTAIIDGYVGDLSILNPNDIESITVLKDAQAAIYGTIAANGIILVTTKTGKKNSKTKVSFNSYAGFQETSRKLPTLNATEYALLLNESYANGGKPLPYPNVSGLGKGTNWQDEVFQKGAPIINNDLTISGGSDKITYAVSGSHLDQEGIVGGDKSGYLRNTARLSLGAELSSKIKLRTNVIYTYFTRKTLNENGLGSVLFNALNVPATLNPYNEDGTYSLVPNTTGLGNEIINPLAQIANTYNDYNYKKINGNFGLDYKIFKGFTLTSAIGFNTSNSESKTFAQQISYGGKVFDVQRSSVTQGAVNDNDYSFDLFGTYTTKIADAHNITGTIGTTIYKQWGNGLTATGFDVPNNSWEFADIALTKGISETLTNTSYNYDQRRLSYYARLQYDYKEKYLVSGMTRRDSSTKFGPGNKIGYFSSITGGWIISKEDFFGTPKAINFLKLRASYGTLGNDQIPNYGYLGLLNGEATYVFDGTLVNGSATGQVPNPDLKWEQAKKFDVGLDMKILNDKVYIVADYFSDVRKDLLVPNIPVSGINGTGAPGASAPTLNAGSVKNSGFEFAIDYKEKFSDSFNMSIGYNVTFLKNEVQEVNNGTGFIEGGAFGVGQPAPSRMEIGKPMGYFYGYKSDGIFQNQAEVDAHPSQLALGANAAPGDIRYVDVNGDGVIDTKDKTDIGDPIADATMGFNIQLNYKNLDFAAYTFASVGNDMVRNYERTLSDANRLNYVLDRWTGEGSTNSTPRVTTGATANNVFSDYFVEDASYVRIQNVQLGYTVNPNVSQRAGITKLRLYVGVNNLYTFTKYKGFDPGASFGPQNRDNVSQSPIGSGIDYGFYPIPRTYLMGLNLNF, encoded by the coding sequence ATGAAATCTAAATTATTACTAATTGTACTGTCACTGTGTACATCTTTTGCGTTTGCGCAATCTTTAGATGTAAATGGTACGGTAGTAGACGGGTCAGGATTATCACTGCCTGGCGTAAATGTAAAGGTTAAAAGTTCATCGCAAAGTACAACCACAGACTTCGATGGATCTTTTAAGTTATCCGGAGTTCCAAAAGGAGCTTTAATTGTTTTCAGTTATATAGGTTACAGAACGCAGGAAATTGCTGTTTCGGGAACAAAAATGGCTGTAAAAATGGCTGATGATGCCAAATCTCTTGAGGAGGTTGTTGTAATTGGTTACGGTACTCAGAAAAAAAGAGAGATTACCGGAGCAGTATCTGTAGTTGATAGTAAAACACTGGACATCTTGAAACCAGCAAGAATTGAACAGGCTTTACAAGGTACAGTTTCGGGTGTCAATGTAACCACACAATCGGGAGCACCTGGCGCTGCGTTGGATATTCGTATTCGTGGTATCGCTACAAACGGACAAAACTCTCCAACTGCCATTATTGATGGTTATGTTGGTGATTTAAGTATACTAAATCCGAATGATATTGAATCCATTACCGTTTTGAAAGATGCACAAGCTGCTATTTACGGAACAATTGCTGCAAATGGAATTATTTTAGTGACAACTAAAACTGGTAAAAAGAATTCTAAAACCAAAGTTTCTTTTAATAGTTATGCAGGATTTCAGGAGACTTCCAGAAAACTACCTACTTTAAATGCTACAGAATATGCACTTTTATTGAATGAAAGTTATGCCAACGGCGGAAAACCACTTCCTTATCCAAACGTTAGCGGATTAGGGAAAGGCACAAACTGGCAGGATGAAGTTTTTCAGAAAGGAGCACCAATAATTAATAATGATTTAACTATTTCCGGAGGGTCAGATAAAATTACCTATGCTGTCAGCGGATCGCATTTAGATCAGGAAGGAATTGTTGGAGGCGACAAATCAGGTTATTTGAGAAACACCGCAAGATTAAGTTTGGGAGCTGAACTTAGCTCTAAAATTAAATTAAGAACAAATGTTATTTATACCTATTTCACCAGAAAAACATTAAATGAGAATGGTTTAGGATCAGTTTTGTTTAATGCCTTAAATGTTCCAGCAACTTTAAATCCTTATAATGAAGATGGTACTTATTCTCTGGTACCAAACACGACGGGATTAGGAAACGAAATTATTAATCCGCTGGCACAAATCGCCAATACCTACAATGATTATAATTATAAAAAAATCAACGGAAATTTTGGATTAGATTATAAAATTTTCAAAGGTTTTACCTTAACAAGTGCCATTGGTTTTAATACATCCAACAGCGAGTCCAAAACATTTGCACAACAAATAAGTTATGGCGGAAAAGTTTTTGATGTGCAAAGAAGTTCTGTTACTCAGGGAGCTGTAAACGACAATGATTATTCATTTGACCTTTTTGGCACCTACACAACAAAAATTGCCGATGCCCATAATATAACCGGAACAATTGGAACAACAATCTACAAACAATGGGGTAACGGACTTACTGCTACTGGTTTTGATGTACCGAATAATTCCTGGGAATTTGCAGATATCGCTTTAACAAAAGGAATTTCAGAAACGCTTACGAATACTTCTTATAATTATGATCAGAGAAGACTGTCTTATTATGCAAGACTTCAGTATGACTATAAAGAGAAATATTTGGTTTCGGGAATGACCCGTCGTGATTCGTCTACCAAATTCGGGCCAGGAAATAAGATTGGATATTTTTCATCTATTACAGGTGGATGGATTATTTCAAAAGAAGATTTCTTTGGAACTCCAAAAGCAATTAATTTCTTAAAACTTAGAGCTAGTTACGGAACGTTAGGAAATGACCAGATTCCAAACTATGGTTATTTAGGACTTTTAAATGGTGAAGCAACCTACGTTTTTGATGGTACGCTGGTAAACGGGAGTGCTACAGGACAAGTTCCTAATCCTGATTTAAAATGGGAACAAGCAAAGAAATTTGATGTTGGTCTGGATATGAAAATCTTAAACGATAAAGTATATATCGTGGCAGATTACTTCAGTGACGTTAGAAAAGATTTATTAGTACCCAATATTCCGGTTTCAGGAATTAATGGTACAGGAGCTCCGGGTGCAAGCGCACCAACCTTAAATGCGGGATCTGTTAAAAATTCGGGCTTTGAATTCGCAATAGATTACAAAGAAAAATTCTCAGACTCTTTTAATATGAGTATTGGTTATAATGTTACTTTCTTAAAAAATGAAGTTCAGGAAGTAAATAACGGTACAGGATTTATAGAAGGAGGTGCATTTGGCGTTGGACAACCTGCACCGTCCCGTATGGAAATTGGAAAGCCAATGGGTTATTTTTACGGATATAAAAGCGACGGAATCTTCCAGAATCAGGCAGAAGTTGATGCACATCCATCTCAGCTTGCTTTAGGGGCCAATGCAGCTCCCGGTGACATTCGTTACGTTGATGTTAATGGCGATGGCGTAATCGATACCAAAGATAAAACCGACATTGGTGACCCAATTGCAGATGCTACAATGGGTTTTAATATTCAGTTAAATTACAAAAACCTTGATTTTGCAGCCTATACATTTGCTTCTGTAGGCAATGATATGGTTCGTAATTACGAGAGAACACTTTCTGATGCCAATCGTTTAAATTATGTTTTAGACAGATGGACAGGTGAGGGATCAACCAATTCTACACCAAGAGTAACAACGGGTGCAACAGCAAACAATGTTTTTTCTGATTATTTTGTAGAAGATGCTTCTTATGTAAGAATCCAGAATGTTCAGTTAGGATATACTGTTAACCCAAATGTTTCTCAAAGAGCAGGAATAACAAAATTAAGACTATATGTGGGAGTAAATAATTTGTACACTTTTACAAAGTATAAAGGTTTTGATCCTGGTGCTTCATTTGGTCCGCAAAACCGTGATAATGTTTCTCAATCTCCAATAGGTTCAGGTATCGATTACGGCTTTTATCCAATTCCGAGAACCTATTTAATGGGACTTAACCTTAATTTTTAA